The genomic stretch TTCTGGTCAGTTGAACTTGTGTCCATGCAGCAGGGTGACAGCAGTTGGGATCTTGTGAAAGATCAAACGGACTTTGAAATCAGAGGCAGAAGTTAAGGGGTAGGTGACATTTCTTGTGCACACCCTGGAGACACCGTCACCAGGAGAAAAATGACCTGAAACTGTGTGAGTGCCCGgactcctgtccctgtgtcctcccACCCCACCTTGTGCTGTTGGGTCATGGTTTTGGTGACAGGCTTTCTGTTCCTCGTCATGCAGAGAGCAGCTACAGCGGCACGTCTGTACGGTGGTACCTACAGCCAAACACAGTGCACAGAGGCTCCATTTGCTGTGTTGaggttttctgctgtgctgaggTGGAGGCAGAGCAGTTGTTGTCACGGAAAGGTCTGCACCTTGTAAATGACAACAGGTTTTTGTCCCGCAGAAGCGACACTCGCCCACTGAAGCACAAGTGGAAGCCAAGTCCCTTCACTGTTATACAGCGAAACGCTTCGGTCCCCAACCTGAGGAAGCAGGAAGAGAAGTTGCTCGCCCTGAAGAAACCTGGTTTACCGGCACTGAGCCGAACGACAGAGCTCCAGGATGAGCTGAGTCACCTCCGGAGCCAGATAGCTAAAATAGTCGCTGCGGAGTCAGGTAGGAATAcgagtttggggttttttgcaggAGAAGGGCTGAGTCAGTGAACCGCGTCGTTTCCTCCGCACAGAGCAGACCCGCATGGTGtttccccagcagagctgcggCTCCCATTGGTGAGATGTCACCGTTGGTGTCAGCTCCGTGCTGGTTCTGTGTTTGCATCTGTTTCGTTGGAGGATCCCAGcttgtttttaagaaatgcCAAGTGCTGCTTTGTGACTGTGTTTGATCTGGAGGCCAGTTCTCATCTCAACCACctgatttcattaaaatatttggtgTATTCTTGCCATTCCTGCCCCAAGGCAGCCATGAGTGAGCGGGTTACATCTCAATTTGGGGAGGAATGAGATGTTTGTTTGTGTCCTCTGCGAAAACGATGGTGCCATTTCTGTAGCAAATAAGGTATTtggggcagagcctggctgAACCCCAGTTCGTTTCTTTCAGTAAATTTATACGCAACTAAAAGCCACGTCTCAGCTCTCCAGTTGCTCAAGCTGTGTGCTGGAAAAGTCCATTTTAATTCAAGGAGAGTAATAACGAGGAAAATTAGAGATCCAGATGGGAGAGAAATGATTTAATCATTTAAtacctttttctctccccctctgctcagcagggCCTGGTTGTTATCAGCTGCCATTTGAGAACGGTTCGTATTGACTTCGCGTCCTCCAAGTCAATAACAGGAGCTGTGATTTAGGGCTTGGCTGCAGCTCGGTGAGCTGATGGAGGAGATAACTATTTAGCAGGCTTATTGTGGAAAGATTGGTGTcgaaaaagaaatattgtgcAATCTGCATTATTATATACTGTTGGAGAAATCCCTTAATTGGAAATTGATAACTATCTACAGGTTTCCTCTTGAGGCCAATGGCATTAATGCTTTAAGGTacagtttgttttcagtatGGGAAGGTTTTTGCAAGATGTTCACTAAGCATTTTTCtagggttttggttgttttcccGTAGTGTTTTACACTGGAAATATCCAATTCATTTTCACTTAGTAACACTTGGAATTCCTATAGCTGTTCTTATCCTCCCTGCAGTTCAAAGCGTGAGCAAATCAATCCCATTTTCACGAGGCATAAGGGTTCTGGGGAAGGAGcctgaaaggaagagaaaggcgAGTGGTTCCacctgtattttttgttttattttcttttccagctgcttcttCATTAACACCAGATTTACTATCTCCAGGAAGTTCAAACGCATCTTCTCCTTTACCCTGTTTTGGACCCTCTTTCCAATCCACAACTTCCTTTGTCATTAGCGATATCACggaggaggaggcagaactGGAAAGCCCCGAGCTCCCGTCGGTCTCCCTGCTTTGTTCTGCAACCTCCGAGTGTTTCAAACCCGACCCAAAGGATCCCGACGAGGAGGATTCTGTGTCTCTCTCCAAGGCCAGCAGCTTTGCGGACATGATGGGAATTCTGAAAGACATTCATAGGATGAAGCAGAGCAAGGACTTGTAAGTGCTTCCTGAATTCtcttgatttttatcttttctattGTCTAATCATTGTAGACATTGGACATTGCTGGTGTTGCTCTATAGTCATGATTCACAGGGGCAGAAATATCTGTTTAGAGCAGAATTTGC from Caloenas nicobarica isolate bCalNic1 chromosome 23, bCalNic1.hap1, whole genome shotgun sequence encodes the following:
- the MTFR1L gene encoding mitochondrial fission regulator 1-like, with amino-acid sequence MAAEPTIPIWQNKPHGSTRSVVRRIGSNLPLKPCPRATFEVLPNVSELYLNDIPPVPTLADIVWIAADEEETYARVRSDTRPLKHKWKPSPFTVIQRNASVPNLRKQEEKLLALKKPGLPALSRTTELQDELSHLRSQIAKIVAAESAASSLTPDLLSPGSSNASSPLPCFGPSFQSTTSFVISDITEEEAELESPELPSVSLLCSATSECFKPDPKDPDEEDSVSLSKASSFADMMGILKDIHRMKQSKDLNRTSMKEEDPAVLIAEVLRRKFALKDEDLALKEK